In Canis lupus dingo isolate Sandy chromosome 12, ASM325472v2, whole genome shotgun sequence, the following proteins share a genomic window:
- the LOC112641720 gene encoding cysteine-rich secretory protein 2-like isoform X3 yields MKMALFPVVVFLAAVLVPSLPTEGKDPSFTALLTTQTQVQKEIVNKHNELRKSVSPPASNMLKMEWNRDAAANAQKWANKCTLEHSVPEDRKTSTKCGENLYMSSDPTPWSDAIQNWYEERHNFVYGVGPKSSDAVIGHYTQLVWYSSYRVGCGIAYCPNQESLKYYYVCQYCPA; encoded by the exons ATGA AAATGGCTTTATTCCCAGTCGTGGTGTTTCTGGCTGCTGTTCTTGTTCCATCTTTACCCACAGAAGGAAAG GATCCATCCTTTACTGCTTTGTTAACCACTCAAACGCAAGTCCAAAAGGAGATTGTAAATAAACACAATGAACTAAGGAAATCAGTCTCTCCACCTGCCAGCAACATGCTAAAGATG GAATGGAACAGAGATGCGGCAGCAAATGCCCAAAAGTGGGCAAACAAGTGCACTTTAGAACACAGCGTGCCAGAGGACCGAAAAACCA GTACAAAATGTGGTGAGAATCTCTATATGTCAAGTGACCCTACCCCCTGGTCAGATGCGATCCAAAACTGGTATGAGGAGCGCCATAATTTTGTCTATGGTGTAGGACCTAAGAGTTCTGATGCAGTTATTGGACATTACACCCAG CTTGTTTGGTACTCTTCTTATCGTGTTGGATGTGGAATTGCCTATTGTCCCAATCAAGAGAGTCTAAAATACTACTATGTCTGCCAATATTGTCCTGC ATGA
- the LOC112641720 gene encoding cysteine-rich secretory protein 2-like isoform X1: MKMALFPVVVFLAAVLVPSLPTEGKDPSFTALLTTQTQVQKEIVNKHNELRKSVSPPASNMLKMEWNRDAAANAQKWANKCTLEHSVPEDRKTSTKCGENLYMSSDPTPWSDAIQNWYEERHNFVYGVGPKSSDAVIGHYTQLVWYSSYRVGCGIAYCPNQESLKYYYVCQYCPAGNNVSKKNNPYQQGTPCASCPGNCDNGLCTNSCEYEDLLSNCDSLKKTAGCEHELLKEKCKATCLCENKIY; encoded by the exons ATGA AAATGGCTTTATTCCCAGTCGTGGTGTTTCTGGCTGCTGTTCTTGTTCCATCTTTACCCACAGAAGGAAAG GATCCATCCTTTACTGCTTTGTTAACCACTCAAACGCAAGTCCAAAAGGAGATTGTAAATAAACACAATGAACTAAGGAAATCAGTCTCTCCACCTGCCAGCAACATGCTAAAGATG GAATGGAACAGAGATGCGGCAGCAAATGCCCAAAAGTGGGCAAACAAGTGCACTTTAGAACACAGCGTGCCAGAGGACCGAAAAACCA GTACAAAATGTGGTGAGAATCTCTATATGTCAAGTGACCCTACCCCCTGGTCAGATGCGATCCAAAACTGGTATGAGGAGCGCCATAATTTTGTCTATGGTGTAGGACCTAAGAGTTCTGATGCAGTTATTGGACATTACACCCAG CTTGTTTGGTACTCTTCTTATCGTGTTGGATGTGGAATTGCCTATTGTCCCAATCAAGAGAGTCTAAAATACTACTATGTCTGCCAATATTGTCCTGC tggcAATAATGTGAGTAAAAAGAATAACCCTTACCAACAAGGAACACCTTGTGCTAGTTGCCCTGGTAACTGTGACAATGGACTATGCA ccAATAGTTGCGAGTATGAAGATCTGCTTAGTAACTGTGATTCTTTGAAGAAGACAGCTGGATGTGAGCATGAATTGCTTAAGGAAAAGTGCAAGGCTACTTGCCtatgtgaaaacaaaatttactGA
- the LOC112641720 gene encoding cysteine-rich secretory protein 2-like isoform X2 — MALFPVVVFLAAVLVPSLPTEGKDPSFTALLTTQTQVQKEIVNKHNELRKSVSPPASNMLKMEWNRDAAANAQKWANKCTLEHSVPEDRKTSTKCGENLYMSSDPTPWSDAIQNWYEERHNFVYGVGPKSSDAVIGHYTQLVWYSSYRVGCGIAYCPNQESLKYYYVCQYCPAGNNVSKKNNPYQQGTPCASCPGNCDNGLCTNSCEYEDLLSNCDSLKKTAGCEHELLKEKCKATCLCENKIY, encoded by the exons ATGGCTTTATTCCCAGTCGTGGTGTTTCTGGCTGCTGTTCTTGTTCCATCTTTACCCACAGAAGGAAAG GATCCATCCTTTACTGCTTTGTTAACCACTCAAACGCAAGTCCAAAAGGAGATTGTAAATAAACACAATGAACTAAGGAAATCAGTCTCTCCACCTGCCAGCAACATGCTAAAGATG GAATGGAACAGAGATGCGGCAGCAAATGCCCAAAAGTGGGCAAACAAGTGCACTTTAGAACACAGCGTGCCAGAGGACCGAAAAACCA GTACAAAATGTGGTGAGAATCTCTATATGTCAAGTGACCCTACCCCCTGGTCAGATGCGATCCAAAACTGGTATGAGGAGCGCCATAATTTTGTCTATGGTGTAGGACCTAAGAGTTCTGATGCAGTTATTGGACATTACACCCAG CTTGTTTGGTACTCTTCTTATCGTGTTGGATGTGGAATTGCCTATTGTCCCAATCAAGAGAGTCTAAAATACTACTATGTCTGCCAATATTGTCCTGC tggcAATAATGTGAGTAAAAAGAATAACCCTTACCAACAAGGAACACCTTGTGCTAGTTGCCCTGGTAACTGTGACAATGGACTATGCA ccAATAGTTGCGAGTATGAAGATCTGCTTAGTAACTGTGATTCTTTGAAGAAGACAGCTGGATGTGAGCATGAATTGCTTAAGGAAAAGTGCAAGGCTACTTGCCtatgtgaaaacaaaatttactGA